A genomic window from Candidatus Pelagisphaera phototrophica includes:
- the rpsB gene encoding 30S ribosomal protein S2 — protein sequence MNVELTDLLEAGVHFGHQVKRWNPKSKSFVFDHRQGISIIDLSKSYSGLQAACDFVEEVVSKGGEVLFVGTKRQAQDVIREAAADCGMPFCASRWLGGTLTNWQTITRSIAKYKKYQKMEADGSLSKLPKKEGSAIRREMERMNRNFEGIVKMEKPPAAMVVIDVNYEDIAVAEANRCKIPVAALVDTNSDPSLVDYPIPGNDDAVKAIRIILEVIVEAVQSGLSQRQAHQESAGVRKPVALAAEEMVPEEKVAAPAAGVAASVSVPVVEEAPAVEEAPAVEEVAAVPEVSAPEVTLEEAPASKPEEEAEPVVAEKAAPEADSGDELEVKKSEA from the coding sequence ATGAATGTTGAACTAACTGATCTGCTCGAAGCAGGTGTCCATTTTGGGCACCAGGTAAAACGCTGGAACCCGAAGTCTAAAAGCTTCGTATTTGATCATCGCCAAGGGATTTCGATCATCGATCTCTCAAAAAGCTATAGCGGCCTCCAAGCGGCCTGCGATTTTGTTGAGGAAGTTGTTTCCAAAGGTGGAGAAGTCCTCTTTGTCGGGACGAAACGCCAGGCTCAGGATGTTATTCGCGAAGCAGCGGCTGACTGTGGCATGCCATTCTGTGCGAGTCGCTGGTTGGGTGGTACTCTAACCAATTGGCAGACGATTACTCGAAGTATCGCCAAGTACAAAAAGTATCAGAAGATGGAAGCCGATGGTAGCTTATCCAAGCTGCCCAAGAAAGAAGGCTCAGCGATCCGCCGTGAAATGGAGCGGATGAACCGAAATTTTGAAGGGATCGTGAAGATGGAAAAGCCTCCAGCGGCAATGGTTGTAATCGACGTTAATTACGAAGACATTGCCGTTGCGGAAGCGAATCGCTGTAAAATTCCGGTTGCTGCTTTGGTTGATACCAACTCGGATCCTTCACTGGTCGATTACCCAATCCCGGGCAACGACGATGCGGTTAAAGCGATTCGTATTATTTTGGAGGTGATTGTAGAGGCAGTACAGTCGGGACTTTCACAAAGGCAAGCGCACCAGGAAAGTGCCGGAGTTCGAAAGCCAGTCGCCTTAGCTGCTGAAGAAATGGTACCGGAAGAAAAAGTTGCGGCGCCGGCTGCCGGAGTGGCTGCTTCGGTATCGGTTCCAGTGGTTGAAGAAGCTCCTGCGGTTGAAGAAGCTCCTGCGGTCGAAGAAGTTGCTGCAGTGCCTGAGGTGTCTGCTCCGGAGGTGACGCTCGAAGAAGCCCCAGCTTCAAAACCTGAGGAAGAAGCAGAGCCTGTGGTGGCGGAAAAAGCGGCACCGGAGGCAGATTCCGGCGATGAATTGGAAGTCAAGAAAAGCGAAGCTTAA